The Synchiropus splendidus isolate RoL2022-P1 chromosome 1, RoL_Sspl_1.0, whole genome shotgun sequence genome includes a window with the following:
- the ndufs7 gene encoding NADH dehydrogenase [ubiquinone] iron-sulfur protein 7, mitochondrial, translated as MAALVVPRQALRGFFSSRPISIFALHCSTKNDYSTTSVVPVREKSTAVAASAKPATISSSKGEYVITKLDDLVNWARRSSLWPMTFGLACCAVEMMHMAAPRYDMDRFGVVFRASPRQADVMIVAGTLTNKMAPALRKVYDQMPEPRYVISMGSCANGGGYYHYSYAVVRGCDRIVPVDIYVPGCPPTAEALLYGTLQLQKKIKRERKMRIWYRE; from the exons ATGGCGGCGTTGGTTG ttcctCGCCAGGCCCTTCGTGGCTTCTTTTCATCGAG GCCCATCTCAATTTTTGCGTTACACTGCAGCACCAAGAATGACTATAGCACCACAAG TGTGGTTCCAGTCAGAGAGAAGAGCACTGCAGTTGCTGCTTCTGCCAAACCAGCAACTATATCCAGCAGCAAGGGTGAATATGTCATCACCAAGCTAGATGACTTGGTCAACTGGGCTCGTCGG AGCTCTCTGTGGCCGATGACATTCGGGCTTGCCTGCTGCGCTGTTGAGATGATGCACATGGCGGCCCCCCGTTATGATATGGATCGTTTTGGGGTGGTGTTCAGAGCAAGTCCGAGACAGGCTGATGTCATGATTGTGGCCGGTACACTGACCAATAAAATGGCCCCAGCTCTTCGGAAG GTCTACGACCAGATGCCTGAGCCCAGATATGTCATCTCCATGGGAAG CTGCGCTAATGGAGGAGGCTACTACCACTACTCTTATGCCGTGGTCAGAGGCTGTGACAGAATTGTACCTGTGGACATCTATGTTCCAG GCTGCCCCCCCACTGCAGAAGCACTTCTCTACGGAACATTACAGCTGCAGAAGAAGATCAAGCGTGAAAGGAAGATGAGGATCTGGTACCGAGAGTGA
- the LOC128771757 gene encoding transmembrane protein 79-like: protein MTTSRLQNRDSQNTEEELNSMKESISDIINQLQDIDPARLSFSPFLDMETQICMAHVSDSPESSVEELYSSSQSVSQHSLGPPLMLDQQNRCHVEHQNDPPEGSYIDSQGEEPEVTSPIITADNLESTMENSLPTSVSQGDVPNGMQVPSWNPETTHLNATVNEDCLLIWQPLESMELSVRGAEAGEDTQVVVGEVSGEGCCCRCKCWESSKVPAFLSVLASLLCAAGIIYGLYFYVPVQLPDFPDLRGRMTFTLCCCLVASLPILLAMMMGPVCQFCSASLTLQASQLKQQMFVKASLEILFLYVLNLLVMTSMLPQEEIKLVPILVVMFITGRVIYLLSLYNCSSWRGFGSGLTVFPLLAMVALNVYLIYTLFPRDYLFGYRDVIYTQVTAPYWSGNATQGPSSKPDIHPTDAFQK from the exons ATGACCACCTCCAGGCTTCAGAATAGAGACAGTCAGAACACAGAGGAGGAACTCAACAGCATGAAGGAGTccatcagtgacatcatcaaccagCTCCAGGACATCGACCCAGCCAGACTCTCCTTCTCACCATTCCTTGACATGGAAACTCAGATCTGCATGGCGCATGTGTCCGACAGTCCAGAGTCTTCGGTAGAGGAGCTGTACTCATCTTCTCAGTCTGTCTCCCAGCACTCCCTTGGGCCTCCACTGATGCTGGATCAGCAGAACC GCTGCCACGTGGAACACCAAAATGACCCCCCAGAGGGGTCATATATCGACAGTCAAGGAGAAGAGCCAGAAGTTACCAGTCCCATCATCACAGCAGACAATTTAGAAAGTACCATGGAAAATAGTCTTCCAACCTCAGTCTCACAAGGAGACGTTCCCAATGGCATGCAAGTGCCGAGTTGGAATCCAGAAACCACTCATCTGAATGCAACTGTCAATGAGGACTGTCTTCTGATATGGCAACCTCTTGAGAGCATGGAGCTGTCAGTGAGGGGTGCTGAGGCTGGAGAAGATACtcaggtggtggtgggggaggTCTCTGGAGAAGGATGCTGTTGCAGGTGTAAATGCTGGGAGAGCAGCAAAGTTCCTGCTTTCCTGTCAGTGTTGGCTTCGCTGCTGTGTGCTGCCGGAATCATCTATGGACTCTATTTTTACGTCCCTGTGCAACTGCCCGACTTTCCAGATTTGCGTGGACGCATGACGTtcactctctgctgctgcttggtgGCCTCCCTGCCCATCCTGCTTG CAATGATGATGGGCCCAGTCTGTCAGTTCTGCAGTGCCTCCCTCACCCTGCAGGCGTCGCAATTGAAGCAGCAGATGTTTGTCAAAGCATCTCTGGAGATACTGTTCCTTTATGTCCTCAATCTTCTTGTCATGACCTCCATGCTGCCGCAAGAGGAGATTAAGTTAGTGCCCATACTGGTGGTCATGTTCATCACTGGAAG GGTCATTTACTTGCTCAGCTTGTACAATTGCAGTTCCTGGCGAGGCTTCGGCTCCGGCCTGACCGTCTTCCCTCTGCTCGCCATGGTGGCGCTCAACGTGTACCTCATATACACGTTGTTTCCCAGGGACTACTTGTTTGGCTACCGCGACGTTATCTATACTCAGGTCACCGCCCCATACTGGTCTGGAAACGCAACACAGGGCCCAAGTAGCAAACCAGACATTCACCCTACAGACGCTTTTCAGAAATAG